A region from the Thauera humireducens genome encodes:
- a CDS encoding YraN family protein gives MAARQRATGAARSPDGDIVDARPTRAQAQGQLAEDLAARHLAANGLRLIARNVRCRGGEVDLICLDRNCVVFVEVRLRTNARFGGAAASITEAKRRRVLLAAQWWLTGQGRRFQGAACRFDAVLLDKPDEAHIIWLRAAFDAG, from the coding sequence ATGGCAGCACGACAACGCGCCACCGGCGCAGCCCGGAGTCCGGACGGCGACATTGTCGACGCCCGGCCGACCCGCGCGCAAGCGCAGGGGCAACTTGCCGAAGACCTGGCCGCCCGCCACCTCGCCGCCAACGGCTTGCGCCTCATCGCCCGCAACGTGCGCTGCCGCGGCGGCGAGGTCGACCTGATCTGCCTGGACCGCAACTGCGTCGTATTCGTCGAAGTCCGCCTGCGCACCAATGCCCGCTTCGGCGGTGCCGCCGCCAGCATCACCGAAGCCAAGCGCCGGCGTGTGCTGCTCGCCGCCCAGTGGTGGCTCACCGGCCAGGGGCGCCGCTTCCAGGGCGCCGCGTGCCGCTTCGACGCCGTACTGCTCGACAAGCCGGACGAAGCGCACATCATCTGGTTACGTGCCGCCTTCGATGCCGGATAA
- a CDS encoding BON domain-containing protein gives MPNAPHTASRSAQPLEGRRRLVLGLLAAGSLPLLQGCFPVVATGVGASAAMISDRRTSGAYVEDEGIEWKVASRIRERFGDSAHINVTSYNRNVLLTGEAPNETVRSELERIVAGVEHVRGVINEVVVGPNSSLTARGNDALITSNVKARFVDAQRFSPHNVKVVTEANVVFLLGIVTRAEADAAAEVARTSKAVRKVVRVFEYISDEEARRLDNPTGARK, from the coding sequence ATGCCCAACGCCCCTCACACCGCCAGCCGTTCCGCACAGCCCCTTGAGGGCCGGCGCCGCCTCGTCCTCGGCCTGCTCGCCGCAGGCAGCCTGCCCCTGCTGCAAGGCTGCTTTCCTGTCGTCGCCACCGGCGTCGGCGCCAGCGCCGCCATGATCTCCGACCGGCGCACGAGCGGGGCCTATGTCGAAGATGAAGGGATCGAATGGAAGGTCGCCAGCCGCATCCGCGAACGTTTCGGCGACAGCGCCCACATCAACGTCACGTCCTACAACCGCAACGTCCTGCTGACCGGCGAGGCGCCGAACGAAACCGTTCGCAGCGAGCTCGAACGCATCGTTGCCGGGGTCGAGCACGTGCGCGGCGTCATCAACGAAGTCGTGGTCGGCCCCAACTCGTCGCTGACCGCACGCGGCAACGACGCGCTGATCACCTCGAACGTCAAGGCCCGCTTCGTGGACGCTCAGCGGTTCTCGCCCCACAACGTCAAGGTCGTGACCGAAGCCAACGTCGTCTTCCTGCTCGGCATCGTCACTCGCGCCGAAGCGGACGCCGCCGCCGAGGTCGCACGCACCAGCAAGGCCGTGCGCAAGGTGGTGCGCGTGTTCGAATACATCAGCGACGAAGAGGCGCGCCGCCTCGACAACCCGACCGGCGCGCGCAAGTAA
- a CDS encoding TlpA family protein disulfide reductase, producing MSRSLQTALILIVALLAGVGGYFANRASQPEPVTTRRDISAETVNALLALSLPDTHGQAQAIEQWRGKVIVANFWATWCPPCRKEIPDFAAASQALADQPVQFVGISIDSLEKVQAFNDEFKVPYPLLIAGPEALALAAGFGNDARALPFTVIIDREGKARHVKLGTLNRDELEGKIRALLAH from the coding sequence ATGAGCCGCAGCCTGCAAACCGCACTCATCCTCATCGTCGCCCTGCTCGCAGGTGTCGGCGGCTATTTCGCCAATCGCGCCAGCCAGCCCGAGCCTGTCACGACGCGCCGCGACATCTCCGCCGAGACGGTCAATGCCCTGCTCGCCCTGAGCCTGCCCGACACCCACGGCCAGGCACAGGCGATCGAACAGTGGCGAGGCAAGGTCATCGTCGCCAACTTCTGGGCCACCTGGTGCCCACCGTGCCGCAAGGAGATTCCCGACTTCGCCGCAGCCAGCCAGGCGCTTGCGGACCAGCCGGTGCAGTTCGTCGGCATCAGCATCGACAGTCTGGAGAAAGTGCAGGCCTTCAACGACGAGTTCAAGGTCCCCTACCCCTTGCTCATCGCCGGCCCGGAAGCCCTTGCGCTGGCCGCCGGCTTCGGCAACGACGCCCGCGCCCTGCCCTTCACGGTCATCATTGATCGTGAAGGCAAAGCTCGCCATGTCAAGCTGGGCACCTTGAACCGGGACGAACTCGAGGGCAAAATCCGCGCACTGCTCGCACACTGA
- the rsmI gene encoding 16S rRNA (cytidine(1402)-2'-O)-methyltransferase — MTPSIPLLQNPLASTSSLYVVATPLGNMNDIGVRALSVLAAVDVVAAEDTRHSQRLLDAFGVTTRMLAVHQHNEQEAAGRLIALLESGQQVALITDAGTPAVSDPGARLVARVRAAGYPVVPVPGPCAAVAALSVSGFAEGGFRFVGFLPPKSAARVSALQTLRDERDAMVFYEAPHRIVECVADMAAVFGGEREVLIAREITKLHEQIVRMPLGETAAWFAGDANRSRGEFVLVLGGAPDVEGLDAEAERVLALLLDALPVKGAAKLAAEITGAPKNLLYARALALREPR; from the coding sequence ATGACTCCATCCATCCCCCTGCTGCAGAATCCGCTGGCAAGTACATCGTCATTGTATGTGGTGGCGACACCGCTCGGAAACATGAATGACATCGGCGTGCGTGCGTTGTCCGTGCTGGCTGCTGTCGACGTCGTGGCGGCGGAGGATACGCGCCATAGCCAGCGCCTGCTCGATGCCTTCGGGGTGACGACGCGAATGCTGGCGGTGCATCAGCACAACGAGCAGGAGGCGGCCGGACGACTGATCGCATTGCTCGAGTCGGGGCAGCAGGTGGCGCTGATCACCGATGCGGGCACGCCCGCCGTCTCCGATCCGGGGGCCAGGTTGGTGGCGCGGGTGCGCGCCGCCGGCTACCCGGTGGTGCCCGTGCCCGGGCCGTGTGCAGCGGTGGCTGCGCTGTCGGTATCCGGCTTTGCCGAGGGTGGCTTCCGCTTTGTCGGCTTCCTGCCACCGAAATCGGCCGCGCGTGTCTCGGCGCTGCAGACCCTGCGCGACGAACGGGATGCGATGGTGTTCTACGAAGCGCCGCACCGCATCGTCGAGTGCGTGGCGGACATGGCTGCGGTGTTCGGCGGCGAGCGCGAGGTGCTGATCGCGCGCGAGATCACCAAGCTGCACGAGCAGATCGTGCGCATGCCCCTGGGCGAGACGGCGGCCTGGTTCGCCGGCGACGCCAACCGCAGTCGGGGCGAGTTCGTGCTCGTACTGGGTGGAGCGCCCGACGTGGAGGGGCTCGATGCGGAGGCCGAACGCGTCCTGGCGCTGTTGCTGGATGCCTTGCCGGTGAAGGGCGCGGCGAAGCTTGCCGCGGAGATCACCGGCGCGCCGAAGAACCTGTTGTACGCCCGTGCGCTGGCATTGCGCGAGCCGCGCTGA
- the pyrC gene encoding dihydroorotase translates to MQTITLVRPDDWHLHVRDDAALASVVPHTAARFGRALIMPNLKPPVTTTAQALAYRERILAAVPGTRFEPLMSLYLTDNLPPDEIDRAVQSGRIVAAKLYPAGATTNSDAGVTAIDKIYPVLERMEKLGLVLCVHGEATGADVDVFDRERVFIERTLSPLVRRFPGLKVVFEHITTSEAAQFVRAAGAHVAATVTAHHLLLNRNAIFQGGIRPHHYCLPVLKRETHREALVAAVTSGNTRFFLGTDSAPHARSTKENACGCAGCYTAHAGIELYAEVFEAAGALEKLEAFASLNGPAFYGLAPNPDSITLRKESWSVPASYPYLGSDPLVPLRAGESVSWKLVA, encoded by the coding sequence ATGCAAACGATCACCCTTGTCCGTCCCGACGACTGGCATCTCCACGTCCGCGACGATGCGGCGCTAGCCTCGGTGGTACCGCATACCGCAGCTCGTTTCGGGCGTGCGCTGATCATGCCGAACCTGAAGCCGCCGGTGACGACCACCGCGCAGGCGCTAGCCTACCGCGAGCGCATTCTTGCGGCCGTGCCGGGGACGCGTTTCGAACCGCTGATGAGTCTTTATCTCACCGACAACCTGCCGCCTGACGAGATCGATCGTGCGGTCCAGTCGGGCCGCATCGTGGCCGCGAAGCTTTACCCCGCGGGCGCCACGACCAACTCTGACGCCGGCGTCACGGCCATCGACAAGATCTATCCGGTGCTCGAGCGCATGGAGAAGCTCGGGCTGGTGTTGTGCGTGCACGGAGAGGCGACCGGTGCGGATGTCGACGTCTTCGACCGCGAGCGGGTCTTCATCGAGCGCACGCTGTCACCGCTGGTGCGGCGCTTTCCAGGGCTCAAGGTGGTCTTCGAGCACATCACGACGTCCGAAGCCGCGCAGTTCGTACGCGCGGCCGGTGCGCATGTGGCGGCCACGGTGACCGCGCACCATCTGTTGCTGAACCGGAATGCCATCTTCCAGGGCGGTATCCGTCCGCATCATTACTGCCTGCCGGTGCTCAAGCGCGAGACGCATCGTGAGGCGCTGGTGGCGGCCGTCACCTCGGGTAATACGCGCTTCTTCCTCGGCACGGACTCGGCGCCGCATGCACGCAGCACGAAGGAGAATGCCTGTGGCTGCGCGGGCTGCTACACCGCCCATGCTGGCATCGAGCTCTACGCCGAGGTGTTCGAGGCGGCGGGTGCGCTTGAGAAGCTCGAAGCCTTTGCGAGCCTGAACGGTCCGGCGTTCTATGGCCTTGCACCCAACCCGGACTCGATCACCCTGCGCAAGGAGTCGTGGTCCGTGCCGGCGAGCTATCCCTACCTGGGTAGCGATCCGCTGGTGCCGCTGCGTGCCGGTGAGAGTGTGTCCTGGAAACTGGTCGCCTGA
- a CDS encoding SIS domain-containing protein → MDLIERISRQFQDNTRTTHDALEMLAAPIAGAVEVMTSSLLDNGKILVCGGSGSSGDARRFAAQLVNGFELERPSLAAFALSADASTLAPIAGDPSPAALFSRQILALGQPGDVLLTLSTRGDSSRIVDAIQAAQERDMRIIALTGIEGGTVAELLGPEDIHLCAPADRTARIQELHLLILHCLCDGIDCLLLGVED, encoded by the coding sequence ATGGATCTCATCGAGCGCATTTCCCGACAGTTCCAGGACAACACGCGCACGACGCACGACGCCCTCGAGATGCTCGCCGCCCCGATCGCCGGCGCCGTCGAGGTCATGACGTCGAGCCTGCTCGACAATGGCAAGATCCTCGTCTGCGGCGGCAGCGGCTCGTCCGGCGACGCCCGCCGTTTCGCCGCGCAGCTGGTCAATGGCTTCGAGCTCGAACGCCCCTCGCTGGCTGCCTTCGCCCTGAGCGCCGACGCCTCCACGCTGGCCCCGATCGCCGGCGACCCCAGTCCGGCAGCGCTTTTCTCGCGCCAGATCCTTGCACTCGGCCAGCCCGGCGACGTTCTCCTCACCTTGTCGACCCGCGGCGACTCCTCGCGCATCGTCGATGCGATCCAGGCCGCGCAGGAACGCGACATGCGCATCATCGCGCTGACCGGCATCGAAGGCGGCACGGTGGCCGAACTTCTCGGCCCCGAAGACATCCATCTGTGCGCCCCCGCCGATCGCACGGCCCGCATTCAGGAACTGCATTTGCTCATCCTGCACTGCCTGTGCGACGGTATCGACTGTTTACTACTCGGAGTGGAAGACTGA
- the mpl gene encoding UDP-N-acetylmuramate:L-alanyl-gamma-D-glutamyl-meso-diaminopimelate ligase, with product MHIHILGICGTFMGGVALLARAAGHTVTGCDANVYPPMSTQLEEQGIRLIEGYDPSQLDLAPDMFVVGNAVSRGNPLLEAILDRGLPYVSGPQWLAEHVLAGRWVLAVAGTHGKTTTTSLLAWMLEDAGLNPGFLVGGVPQNFGVSARLTESPFFVIEADEYDTAFCDKRSKFVHYRPRTAILNNLEFDHADIFADLGAIETQFHHLVRTIPAMGRVIANAREESLKRVIERGCWSELEWFNEPAQWTVATGASEAEAVFCLGGVEQGRAIMPLAGSHNRENALAAIAAARHAGVTPAQAIASLARFKGIKRRLELRGVENGVRVYDDFAHHPTAIALTVGGLRRREPQGRILAVLEPRSNTMKLGVMKAQLPGSLAEADRVYCYANNLGWDAAEALSPLGERARTYEALERLVADVAAVAQPGDHVLVMSNGGFGGVHQKLLDALAAAG from the coding sequence ATGCACATCCACATCCTCGGCATCTGCGGCACCTTCATGGGCGGCGTGGCGCTGCTTGCGCGCGCGGCGGGCCATACCGTCACGGGTTGCGATGCCAACGTCTATCCGCCGATGAGCACCCAGCTCGAGGAGCAGGGCATTCGGCTGATCGAGGGCTACGATCCCTCGCAACTCGACCTTGCGCCCGACATGTTCGTCGTCGGCAATGCCGTGTCGCGTGGCAACCCCTTGCTCGAGGCGATCCTCGATCGCGGCCTGCCTTATGTTTCGGGACCGCAGTGGCTGGCCGAGCACGTGCTGGCCGGGCGCTGGGTGCTGGCGGTGGCGGGCACGCACGGCAAGACCACGACGACCTCGCTGCTGGCGTGGATGCTGGAGGATGCCGGGCTGAATCCGGGCTTCCTGGTTGGCGGTGTGCCGCAGAACTTCGGCGTGTCGGCGCGCCTGACCGAGTCGCCCTTCTTCGTCATCGAGGCCGACGAGTACGACACCGCCTTCTGCGACAAGCGCTCGAAGTTCGTCCATTACCGTCCGCGCACGGCAATCCTCAACAACCTCGAGTTCGATCATGCCGACATCTTTGCCGACCTGGGCGCCATCGAGACCCAGTTCCATCATCTCGTGCGGACGATTCCCGCAATGGGGCGGGTGATCGCCAACGCACGCGAGGAAAGCCTGAAGCGCGTGATCGAGCGTGGCTGCTGGTCGGAGCTGGAGTGGTTCAACGAGCCGGCGCAATGGACGGTGGCGACAGGTGCGTCCGAGGCCGAGGCCGTGTTCTGCCTGGGTGGCGTGGAGCAGGGGCGGGCGATCATGCCGCTGGCGGGCAGCCACAACCGCGAGAACGCCCTGGCGGCAATCGCGGCGGCGCGCCATGCGGGGGTGACGCCGGCGCAGGCCATCGCCAGCCTCGCGCGCTTCAAGGGCATCAAGCGCAGGCTGGAGCTGCGCGGCGTCGAGAACGGGGTGCGGGTCTATGACGATTTCGCTCATCATCCGACGGCGATCGCGCTGACGGTCGGGGGCTTGCGCCGGCGCGAGCCCCAGGGGCGCATCCTGGCCGTGCTCGAACCGCGCTCGAACACGATGAAGCTCGGTGTGATGAAGGCGCAACTACCCGGCAGTCTGGCGGAAGCCGACCGGGTGTATTGCTACGCGAACAATCTGGGCTGGGATGCGGCCGAGGCACTGTCGCCGCTCGGCGAGCGCGCCCGCACCTATGAGGCGCTGGAGCGGCTGGTGGCTGACGTGGCCGCTGTGGCGCAGCCGGGCGATCATGTGCTGGTGATGAGCAATGGCGGTTTCGGCGGCGTGCATCAGAAGCTGCTCGATGCGCTTGCCGCCGCCGGCTGA
- the mraZ gene encoding division/cell wall cluster transcriptional repressor MraZ produces MFQGAAALNLDAKGRLAIPARHRDALAVENGQVVLTAHPHGCLLVYPVPAWVPIRDKVLAAPGLDPTSAMLKRLLVGFAQEEALDASGRVLVASSLRQFAKLDKQVWLVGQGSHFELWSDEGWQKQQEAMLALMNTGLPPGFESLAL; encoded by the coding sequence ATGTTCCAGGGAGCCGCAGCGCTCAATCTCGATGCCAAGGGTCGTCTCGCGATCCCCGCGCGGCATCGCGATGCCTTGGCCGTCGAGAACGGCCAAGTGGTGTTGACCGCCCATCCTCACGGCTGCCTGCTTGTTTACCCCGTTCCCGCCTGGGTTCCGATCCGCGACAAGGTGCTCGCGGCGCCGGGGCTTGATCCGACCTCCGCCATGCTGAAGCGCCTTCTCGTGGGTTTTGCCCAGGAGGAAGCGCTCGACGCTTCAGGCCGTGTCCTGGTGGCTTCGTCGCTGCGCCAGTTCGCGAAGCTCGACAAGCAGGTCTGGCTGGTGGGGCAGGGCAGTCACTTCGAGCTCTGGTCCGATGAGGGCTGGCAGAAGCAGCAGGAAGCCATGCTGGCCCTGATGAATACCGGGTTGCCGCCCGGCTTCGAGAGCCTGGCGCTGTGA